A single window of Cytobacillus dafuensis DNA harbors:
- a CDS encoding S8 family serine peptidase, with amino-acid sequence MIKRKRHGYGHVAFSFILCTLLLLSTFSPQFALANSNSKASITLYESLEEESSEEASKNVNTKVDKKLNDQFNKEKTVTFLLKLIDQVDTNKVAIETAKKAKAQKQTAAKTELMKRSAVVSTLRAKANETQHSIKTYLNQEMKKGNVKEFQSFYIVNGMAVTGTKEVMDKLATFPEVEKILPNETVQMIPNESSNTSTQPTADPQEETQTNTQAFTRVETQTDTREDTQTDTQRDTQTDTTSVPWNLAKIDVPQVWKMGFDGTGTVVAIIDTGVQWDHPALKEKYRGYNPANPDQPDHTFSWFDAVNGKPTPYDDSKQGTRGTGIMVGSEPNGSNQIGVAPGAKWIAVKATKGYGGSGTQVDLLEAGEWILAPKDAEGNPHPEKAPDVVNNSWGSVIEGVDEWFRPMVQNWRAAEIFPVFAAGNSSYKEGLIWTPANYPESFAVGYTDSNNLRGFNSGRGPSTFGVMKPDISAPGENIRSSDLGGSYSTLSFTMWGAPHISGVVSLMKQANPSLTVDEIEKILKDSATPLTDSTYPTSPNNGYGHGLVNAYMAVSSITSGLGLVQGQVGYEGQDTENPTYEHTAPTENFANMTLPLTVQVQDNVSVRRVELEYRASETAEWQTVAATRTAGNYKSGTYQAVIPADAIQVPTLTYRWHITDYGQNPVTSDDYKVPVKAGISTGYYQDFESIPNGWTSYGTKNSWEWGVPAYDNGPATAASGEKVYGTKLSGQYDAKANMSLMMPRIIVPEGNTYLQFKDWYQIESGYDNGYVLVSTDKQNWQQLSSITGNSLEWTQRQIDLTAYAGQEIYIAFNLTTDNLGQRAGWYIDDVALSNTALTTANVELEDAGQLENSDTIKTIKTQNVMAPTAAITPAAVQPMTLPLEATVSVLESGRSAITNPVDGGFTMRHPAGEFTLRAESYGYVSSDQRVKIPKEGTLDANFTLKPASKGTVNGTVTNKQTGQPLANATLSLIEDAVIQPVQTDENGHFTITAYEGTYTLHVSAPFFFAQDITISIPANGQSEQNVGLPPFVGYSSEIGYDDGTAENAKSWNAPGNAWAVKISLPDGKKSALVTAGLVRFWDKGWPSPGGTDFKLAIYDNSGNLGAPGKLIAGPFDSTALTNGQWSAVDLSNESIFVNDDFYFVYIQEGLYPYSPGLAIDTNSKSAGRSWEMLSGVWIPFSQAQGNIMIRAQVQYEAMTPVITTPKDAAITNQSTFTVEGQASPATQVHLFNKGKEEATTTAREDGTFSVDVPLQKGENVLTAISSSNQGSTDPSEPVKITLDQEKPELTITKPADGFKTNQKAVTIEGKVTDLHLSEVTINGQKVNVTEDGSYSLRLLLKNGKNEFTVTAKDRAGNETSKRVTIYAKFTPPAITNLKPAQDVVINKGNKLTVELDSEPGISGSFIVRLPSTYAAAATTTKTTTATATSVEIPLTEQGKGHYVGTWTAPKDKINGAVIEVVMRDDYGNESRQTAAGKVYVNVKPR; translated from the coding sequence TTGATAAAAAGGAAAAGACATGGCTATGGCCACGTCGCATTTAGTTTTATTTTATGTACATTATTGTTGCTCTCTACTTTTTCACCTCAATTCGCTTTGGCTAATTCCAACTCCAAAGCAAGTATTACTCTTTATGAAAGTTTAGAGGAAGAAAGTTCAGAGGAAGCATCTAAAAATGTGAATACAAAGGTAGATAAAAAACTGAACGATCAGTTTAATAAGGAAAAAACCGTTACATTTTTATTAAAATTAATAGATCAAGTGGATACAAACAAAGTTGCCATCGAAACAGCTAAAAAAGCTAAAGCTCAAAAGCAAACTGCTGCCAAAACCGAATTAATGAAACGTTCGGCTGTCGTCTCCACCCTCCGAGCTAAGGCTAATGAAACTCAACACTCGATCAAAACCTATCTGAATCAAGAAATGAAGAAAGGAAATGTCAAAGAGTTTCAATCCTTCTATATCGTAAACGGCATGGCGGTAACAGGAACTAAAGAAGTGATGGATAAACTTGCAACCTTCCCTGAAGTCGAAAAAATTCTGCCTAACGAAACGGTACAGATGATCCCGAATGAAAGCAGTAATACATCCACTCAACCAACAGCTGATCCTCAAGAAGAAACTCAAACGAACACTCAAGCATTCACTAGAGTGGAAACTCAAACCGACACTCGGGAAGACACTCAGACAGACACTCAGAGAGACACTCAAACAGACACCACTTCAGTCCCATGGAATCTTGCAAAAATTGACGTACCACAAGTCTGGAAGATGGGCTTTGATGGTACGGGAACTGTAGTCGCTATTATCGATACAGGAGTCCAGTGGGATCACCCTGCTTTAAAAGAAAAGTATCGGGGTTACAACCCAGCCAATCCAGATCAACCTGACCATACCTTCAGCTGGTTTGATGCTGTTAATGGGAAGCCGACTCCATATGATGACTCTAAACAAGGTACCCGCGGCACAGGAATCATGGTAGGTTCTGAACCTAATGGTTCAAATCAAATTGGGGTTGCTCCAGGTGCAAAATGGATCGCTGTGAAAGCCACTAAAGGCTATGGTGGTAGCGGAACCCAAGTCGATCTACTGGAAGCCGGAGAATGGATTCTAGCTCCAAAAGATGCTGAGGGCAACCCACATCCAGAAAAAGCACCTGATGTAGTGAACAACTCATGGGGTTCAGTTATAGAAGGAGTCGATGAATGGTTCCGTCCAATGGTGCAAAACTGGCGTGCAGCTGAGATTTTCCCTGTGTTCGCTGCTGGAAATTCAAGCTATAAAGAAGGGTTAATCTGGACCCCAGCCAACTATCCGGAATCGTTTGCTGTTGGGTATACAGATAGTAATAATCTGCGGGGGTTTAACTCAGGACGCGGTCCTTCGACATTTGGAGTAATGAAGCCAGACATTTCCGCTCCAGGTGAGAACATTCGCTCTTCCGACCTAGGTGGCAGCTATTCGACTTTATCTTTCACTATGTGGGGTGCACCACACATTTCTGGAGTCGTTTCCTTGATGAAGCAGGCGAATCCATCTCTTACTGTTGATGAAATTGAAAAAATTTTAAAAGATTCAGCAACACCATTAACTGATTCCACCTATCCAACTTCACCAAACAATGGGTATGGTCATGGACTAGTAAACGCCTATATGGCTGTATCATCCATAACCAGCGGACTTGGCCTCGTTCAAGGACAAGTGGGCTATGAAGGTCAGGATACTGAGAATCCAACTTATGAGCATACCGCTCCAACTGAAAACTTTGCAAATATGACATTACCTCTTACTGTTCAAGTACAAGACAATGTCAGTGTTAGAAGAGTAGAGCTAGAATACCGTGCAAGCGAAACTGCCGAATGGCAAACAGTAGCAGCAACTCGTACCGCAGGTAACTATAAGAGCGGAACGTACCAAGCCGTGATTCCGGCTGATGCCATACAGGTTCCAACCCTTACCTATCGTTGGCACATCACGGACTATGGACAAAACCCGGTTACTTCTGACGATTACAAAGTACCAGTCAAAGCGGGTATTAGCACTGGTTATTATCAAGATTTTGAATCTATACCGAACGGCTGGACTTCTTATGGTACGAAAAACTCTTGGGAATGGGGAGTACCTGCCTACGACAATGGACCAGCAACGGCCGCTTCCGGTGAAAAAGTGTACGGTACCAAGTTAAGTGGTCAATATGACGCTAAAGCCAATATGAGCTTGATGATGCCTCGAATCATCGTGCCTGAAGGAAATACTTATCTGCAGTTTAAAGACTGGTATCAAATTGAAAGCGGTTACGATAATGGTTATGTGCTTGTGTCAACAGACAAACAAAACTGGCAACAGTTGTCCAGCATCACTGGTAACTCTCTTGAATGGACTCAACGCCAAATCGATCTAACCGCATATGCTGGTCAAGAAATCTATATCGCCTTTAACCTCACCACAGACAATTTGGGCCAAAGAGCAGGCTGGTATATCGATGATGTCGCCTTAAGCAATACTGCACTTACTACAGCCAATGTAGAACTAGAAGATGCAGGACAACTGGAAAACTCGGATACCATCAAAACAATAAAAACACAAAACGTGATGGCACCTACCGCCGCGATCACACCGGCAGCAGTCCAACCCATGACCCTGCCACTTGAGGCTACAGTGAGCGTGCTCGAATCAGGACGTTCTGCTATCACCAACCCAGTTGATGGTGGCTTTACCATGAGACATCCTGCTGGTGAGTTCACCTTACGCGCAGAGTCATATGGATATGTCTCTTCCGATCAACGAGTGAAGATTCCTAAAGAGGGTACGTTAGATGCCAACTTTACCTTAAAACCGGCATCGAAAGGAACGGTTAATGGAACGGTCACAAATAAGCAAACAGGTCAGCCGCTAGCTAACGCAACACTCTCTCTGATCGAAGACGCGGTCATTCAACCTGTACAAACAGATGAAAACGGACATTTCACTATCACTGCCTATGAAGGAACCTATACATTACATGTGTCCGCGCCTTTCTTTTTCGCCCAAGATATCACCATCTCCATCCCAGCAAACGGGCAGAGTGAACAAAATGTTGGGTTACCACCATTTGTAGGCTATTCAAGTGAGATAGGCTATGATGATGGGACAGCGGAAAATGCTAAATCTTGGAATGCTCCTGGAAATGCTTGGGCTGTAAAAATTTCTCTACCTGATGGCAAAAAAAGCGCCTTAGTCACTGCAGGTCTCGTCCGCTTCTGGGATAAAGGATGGCCGTCTCCAGGTGGAACAGACTTTAAGCTTGCCATCTATGATAATAGTGGAAATTTAGGTGCTCCTGGCAAACTAATAGCGGGTCCATTTGATTCGACTGCACTAACGAATGGGCAATGGTCGGCTGTCGATTTGTCAAATGAAAGCATCTTCGTAAACGACGACTTCTATTTTGTCTATATTCAAGAAGGCCTCTACCCGTATAGTCCAGGACTTGCTATTGATACAAACAGTAAAAGCGCGGGTCGGAGCTGGGAAATGTTAAGTGGAGTTTGGATACCGTTCTCTCAAGCTCAGGGAAACATTATGATTCGGGCACAGGTACAATATGAAGCGATGACTCCAGTGATTACAACACCAAAAGATGCAGCCATCACCAATCAATCTACTTTCACAGTAGAAGGGCAAGCTTCACCTGCTACCCAAGTTCATCTTTTCAATAAAGGGAAAGAAGAGGCTACCACAACAGCTAGAGAGGATGGCACTTTCTCTGTAGATGTGCCCCTTCAAAAAGGTGAAAACGTGCTGACAGCTATCTCTTCATCTAATCAAGGTAGTACGGATCCGTCCGAGCCAGTGAAGATCACCCTTGACCAGGAAAAACCAGAACTAACCATCACCAAACCTGCTGATGGTTTCAAAACAAATCAGAAGGCAGTTACGATTGAAGGAAAAGTGACCGACCTACATCTATCCGAAGTCACTATAAATGGTCAAAAAGTGAATGTCACAGAAGATGGCTCTTACTCCCTACGCCTGCTACTCAAAAATGGAAAAAATGAATTTACGGTCACAGCAAAGGACCGTGCTGGAAACGAAACTAGCAAAAGAGTCACTATTTACGCCAAGTTTACTCCACCTGCAATCACAAATTTAAAACCAGCTCAAGATGTGGTGATAAATAAGGGTAATAAGTTGACTGTCGAACTAGACAGTGAGCCAGGAATTAGTGGCTCTTTCATTGTTCGCTTACCTTCAACCTATGCAGCCGCAGCCACAACAACAAAAACAACAACAGCAACCGCCACTTCTGTTGAAATACCATTAACAGAGCAAGGAAAAGGTCACTATGTTGGTACCTGGACGGCTCCAAAAGACAAGATTAACGGTGCTGTAATCGAAGTGGTTATGAGAGACGATTACGGAAATGAATCTCGTCAAACAGCTGCTGGTAAAGTGTATGTCAACGTAAAACCTAGGTAA
- a CDS encoding formate--tetrahydrofolate ligase, whose protein sequence is MNVKPTVKSDIEIAQQSPMKPIIEIAEKLGINEDDLELFGRYKAKLTTESLKKIETKKSGKIILVTSINPTPAGEGKSTVTVGLGDAFTKIGKKAIIAMREPSLGPTMGVKGGATGGGYSQVLPMEDINLHFTGDLHAITTANNALAAFIDNHLQQGNQLQIDQRRIVWKRALDINDRALRKIVIGLGGPVQGVPREDGFDITVASEIMAVLCLATDLQNLKERLGRMVVAYNFDKQPVTVADLGVQGALTMLLKEAVKPNLVQTIEHTPAFIHGGPFANIAHGCNSVIATKTASKLADYVITEGGFGADLGAEKFLHIKARSAGIKPEAVVIVATIRALKMHGGVPKNDLGREDVHALTIGYSNLKKHIETIQSFGLPFVVAINRFITDTENEVNMLVDLCKQENIPVSLTEVWEKGGAGGVDLAHKLLDVIEKAESNFQPLYDLSDPLEDKILTIAQKVYGAEKVEFSPKAKKQLQDFDGFGWGHLPICMAKTQYSLSDDPTKLGRPTDFTITIRELKPSIGAGFIVALTGEVMTMPGLPKLPAALKMDVDENGKAIGLF, encoded by the coding sequence ATGAATGTAAAACCAACCGTTAAATCAGACATTGAAATCGCTCAACAATCACCAATGAAACCAATTATTGAAATCGCAGAAAAACTTGGCATTAATGAGGATGATCTTGAACTATTTGGAAGGTATAAAGCGAAATTAACAACAGAATCATTAAAAAAGATTGAAACGAAAAAAAGTGGAAAAATTATTCTTGTTACTTCCATCAATCCAACTCCGGCTGGTGAAGGTAAATCAACGGTTACAGTTGGACTCGGTGATGCCTTTACTAAAATAGGCAAGAAAGCAATTATTGCTATGCGTGAGCCTTCACTTGGTCCGACAATGGGTGTTAAAGGAGGTGCGACTGGCGGAGGTTACTCTCAAGTATTGCCAATGGAAGATATTAATTTGCATTTTACTGGAGACCTACATGCCATTACGACAGCTAATAATGCACTTGCAGCATTCATCGATAATCACCTTCAACAAGGAAACCAGCTACAAATAGATCAACGTAGAATTGTATGGAAGCGTGCTTTAGACATAAATGACCGTGCTCTGAGAAAGATTGTAATCGGTTTAGGAGGGCCAGTCCAAGGAGTTCCTCGAGAAGATGGATTTGATATTACGGTTGCATCTGAAATTATGGCTGTTCTATGCTTAGCAACCGATTTACAAAATTTAAAAGAAAGACTTGGCCGTATGGTTGTAGCCTACAATTTTGATAAACAGCCAGTTACTGTAGCAGATTTAGGTGTCCAAGGCGCCTTAACAATGCTTTTAAAAGAAGCAGTGAAACCTAATCTTGTTCAAACGATTGAACATACACCGGCCTTTATTCACGGCGGTCCGTTTGCAAATATTGCCCACGGCTGCAATAGTGTAATTGCAACCAAAACAGCTTCAAAGCTCGCGGATTATGTCATTACAGAGGGCGGCTTCGGTGCGGACTTAGGTGCAGAGAAGTTTTTACATATTAAAGCAAGAAGCGCAGGAATTAAGCCAGAGGCCGTTGTAATTGTTGCTACAATTAGGGCACTAAAGATGCACGGAGGCGTGCCGAAAAATGACCTTGGTAGAGAAGATGTACATGCTCTAACAATTGGATACTCTAACCTAAAGAAGCATATCGAAACGATTCAAAGCTTTGGCCTGCCTTTTGTTGTTGCTATTAATCGATTTATAACCGATACAGAAAATGAAGTGAATATGTTAGTGGATCTTTGTAAGCAGGAAAACATTCCTGTGTCATTGACAGAGGTATGGGAAAAAGGTGGAGCTGGTGGAGTTGATCTTGCCCATAAATTACTTGATGTGATCGAAAAAGCAGAGTCTAATTTCCAGCCTTTATATGATCTTTCTGACCCTCTTGAGGATAAGATATTAACGATTGCTCAAAAGGTTTATGGCGCTGAAAAGGTTGAATTTTCACCAAAAGCGAAAAAACAGCTTCAGGATTTTGATGGCTTTGGCTGGGGGCATTTGCCAATTTGTATGGCCAAAACTCAATATTCGCTCTCAGATGATCCAACAAAGCTCGGCCGTCCTACTGATTTTACGATAACAATTAGAGAACTTAAGCCTTCTATTGGTGCAGGGTTTATTGTTGCACTTACGGGTGAGGTTATGACAATGCCAGGTTTGCCTAAATTACCAGCTGCTTTGAAAATGGACGTTGACGAAAATGGAAAGGCAATTGGACTATTCTAA